One stretch of Lacimicrobium alkaliphilum DNA includes these proteins:
- a CDS encoding amidohydrolase — MKGSTRILLAAVSAAMLAACGQQASKDQPALVEIDKDPYPSTYTPLPSPATAITNVTLLDGVGGMVEGASVLFENGKVVAVGADIQIPENAQIIDGTDKWVTPGIIDVHSHLGVYPSPGTHSHSDGNEMTKPVTAEVWAEHSIWVQDAGFSRALAGGVTALQILPGSANLVGGRAITVKNLPDRTVQSMKFPDAPYGLKMACGENPKRVYGDKGGPATRMGNVAGYRQAWADAQDYKRQWEKYRAEHKAGKNPKAPKRDLTMDTLVGVLDGEIMVHMHCYRADEMAIMMDLMKEFEYQIASFQHAVESYKITDLLAENNVCSAMWADWWGFKMEAYDGIRENVPMVHNGGACAIVHSDDDLGIQRLNQEAAKALGDGLRAGIEISKAEAWQWLSANPAKSLGIFDQTGSLETGKNADLVLWSTDPFSTYAQAERVYIDGGLAYDRQDPDSWPVQDFELGQPGEGDVK; from the coding sequence ATGAAAGGTTCAACCCGAATTCTGCTCGCCGCTGTATCGGCGGCCATGCTGGCTGCCTGCGGGCAGCAGGCGAGTAAAGATCAGCCCGCGCTGGTAGAAATAGACAAAGATCCCTATCCCAGTACCTACACTCCCTTGCCATCACCTGCTACCGCCATCACTAATGTGACCCTGCTCGATGGTGTGGGCGGTATGGTGGAAGGTGCCTCTGTGCTATTTGAGAACGGAAAAGTGGTGGCCGTAGGCGCAGATATTCAGATCCCGGAAAATGCACAAATTATAGATGGCACTGATAAATGGGTTACCCCCGGCATCATTGATGTGCACAGCCACTTAGGGGTCTACCCTTCGCCTGGTACCCATTCTCATTCTGATGGGAATGAAATGACTAAGCCGGTCACGGCAGAGGTCTGGGCCGAACATTCTATCTGGGTGCAGGATGCGGGTTTCAGTCGCGCCCTGGCGGGCGGAGTCACCGCGCTGCAGATCCTGCCTGGTTCGGCCAATCTCGTGGGCGGCCGTGCAATAACGGTCAAGAATCTGCCCGATCGTACCGTACAGTCGATGAAGTTTCCCGATGCGCCCTATGGCCTGAAGATGGCTTGTGGCGAGAACCCTAAGCGGGTATACGGCGACAAAGGTGGCCCGGCGACTCGCATGGGTAATGTGGCCGGGTATCGTCAGGCCTGGGCAGACGCTCAGGATTACAAACGTCAGTGGGAAAAATATCGTGCCGAACATAAGGCAGGCAAGAATCCTAAGGCACCTAAACGGGATTTGACCATGGATACGCTGGTCGGGGTGCTGGACGGTGAGATCATGGTGCACATGCATTGCTATCGGGCAGATGAAATGGCCATCATGATGGATCTGATGAAAGAATTTGAGTATCAGATTGCCTCTTTCCAGCATGCGGTAGAGTCTTACAAGATTACCGATTTATTAGCCGAGAATAATGTCTGTTCAGCCATGTGGGCTGACTGGTGGGGCTTTAAGATGGAAGCCTATGATGGCATCCGTGAGAATGTCCCCATGGTTCACAACGGCGGTGCCTGCGCCATTGTTCACTCAGATGATGATCTGGGTATTCAGCGTCTCAACCAGGAAGCGGCTAAAGCCCTGGGTGACGGCTTACGGGCCGGTATTGAAATATCCAAAGCCGAAGCCTGGCAGTGGTTGTCGGCTAATCCTGCGAAATCACTGGGAATCTTTGACCAGACCGGCTCGCTGGAAACGGGCAAAAATGCCGATTTGGTGCTTTGGAGTACCGATCCTTTCTCTACCTATGCACAGGCCGAGCGGGTCTATATTGACGGTGGCCTGGCTTATGATCGCCAGGATCCGGACAGCTGGCCGGTACAGGATTTTGAATTGGGTCAACCCGGTGAAGGAGACGTAAAATGA
- a CDS encoding tRNA-dihydrouridine synthase produces the protein MHITLAPMEGVVDHLMRDMLTRIGGYDLCVTEFVRIVDQLLPPKVFYRLCPELKQQGLTSAGTPVRVQLLGQDPGYLAENAVRAVSLGSHGVDLNFGCPAKTVNKSKGGAVLLKETRSLYAIVSAVRSAVDKQHMVTAKMRLGFEDKALAIDNALALEAAGADLITVHARTKAEGYKPPAYWDWIARIREQVSVPVVANGEIWSRADALACQQQSLCEDIMLGRGALALPNLAQVIRGASPMGWDEVKVLLVNYSGYEIYGDKGRYYPNRIKQWLGYLKRQYSEAHQLFEQIRTLKTAGEILPCLTQR, from the coding sequence ATGCATATCACACTGGCGCCGATGGAAGGGGTAGTTGATCATCTGATGCGCGATATGTTGACCAGAATCGGCGGCTATGATCTCTGTGTCACTGAGTTTGTCAGGATTGTTGATCAGCTACTCCCTCCAAAAGTGTTCTATCGGCTTTGTCCTGAGCTTAAACAGCAGGGCCTCACCAGTGCCGGTACGCCGGTGAGAGTGCAGTTGCTGGGACAGGATCCCGGATACCTTGCAGAAAACGCCGTACGTGCTGTCAGTCTCGGCTCCCATGGTGTTGATCTTAATTTCGGTTGTCCGGCCAAGACAGTCAATAAGAGTAAAGGTGGCGCCGTTCTGCTGAAGGAAACCCGGAGCCTGTACGCCATTGTCAGTGCGGTGCGCAGTGCTGTAGATAAGCAGCATATGGTGACGGCAAAAATGCGTCTGGGCTTTGAAGATAAAGCGCTGGCTATCGACAATGCCCTGGCCCTGGAAGCCGCCGGTGCAGATCTGATTACTGTGCATGCCAGAACCAAGGCGGAAGGTTATAAACCACCGGCATACTGGGACTGGATAGCCCGCATCCGTGAGCAGGTCAGTGTCCCGGTGGTGGCCAATGGCGAAATATGGAGCAGGGCGGATGCGCTGGCCTGTCAGCAACAATCCCTTTGCGAGGATATTATGCTTGGCCGTGGTGCACTGGCGTTGCCAAACCTGGCACAGGTGATCCGTGGTGCCTCGCCCATGGGCTGGGATGAAGTGAAAGTCCTGTTGGTGAATTATTCAGGTTATGAAATATACGGCGACAAGGGGCGTTATTATCCAAACCGCATCAAGCAATGGCTGGGGTATCTGAAAAGACAGTACAGCGAAGCCCACCAGTTGTTTGAGCAGATCCGCACGCTGAAAACCGCCGGTGAGATTCTGCCTTGCCTGACTCAACGGTAA
- a CDS encoding DUF599 domain-containing protein, translating into MTILDFLALGWFLIIWSGYTLFAKKQAKHRHCLAAELRAKRNQWMTQMLLRENRVADVSIISTLERNITFFASSSLLILAGLLTAMASVDKLSTMLQQLALSTPNTNLQIQLKLLLLISIFVFAFFQFTWSLRQYGFAGVLVGAAPDGRKLSEEEVQSYANRSAKVIDQAGHSFNYGLRSIYFSLSTLTWFVDPRLFMLACVVTMLILYLREFHSRVLKALKE; encoded by the coding sequence ATGACCATACTGGATTTTCTCGCCCTCGGCTGGTTCTTAATCATCTGGAGCGGCTATACCCTGTTTGCCAAGAAGCAGGCAAAGCACCGACACTGCCTTGCAGCAGAGCTGAGGGCTAAGCGCAATCAGTGGATGACGCAGATGCTGCTGAGGGAAAACCGGGTCGCAGATGTTTCAATTATCTCGACCCTGGAGCGCAATATTACTTTCTTTGCCTCCAGTTCACTGCTTATCCTCGCTGGCCTGCTGACGGCGATGGCCTCCGTGGACAAACTCAGTACCATGTTGCAGCAACTGGCGTTGTCTACACCCAATACCAATCTTCAGATCCAGCTCAAGTTGCTGTTACTGATCAGTATTTTTGTGTTTGCATTTTTCCAGTTTACCTGGTCTTTGCGTCAGTACGGTTTTGCCGGGGTACTGGTCGGAGCGGCGCCTGACGGCAGGAAGCTTTCAGAAGAAGAAGTGCAAAGTTATGCCAACCGCTCCGCTAAGGTCATCGATCAGGCCGGACACTCCTTTAATTACGGATTGCGTTCCATCTACTTCTCGCTGTCGACCCTGACCTGGTTTGTGGATCCCAGGCTGTTTATGCTGGCCTGTGTGGTAACCATGCTGATCCTGTATCTGCGGGAGTTTCATTCAAGGGTACTCAAAGCCCTTAAGGAATAG
- the lolE gene encoding lipoprotein-releasing ABC transporter permease subunit LolE produces MSLLGIQLAWRFRQGKGQNGFASFISASSTVGIALGCFVMILLLSVMNGFEKELKDRLLAVIPHGELIAVSPKGMQNWQQHSDVLQQDPRIAYLAPVTKMMAMVQTGTRMKAVEVTGIQTDSQKQARIREMTSPEQWQRFSSEANSILLGQGVLDKLDVQPGQKIQLLMPQQRMQGGFKPPKSVWFEVAGTLRIGGELDNHLAMVHLAKASQVLGVDYGAQGLEFGFSDPFVAPELMRELGFAFEQHVYISDWTRTHGHLYQDIQLVRAVVYLALTLLIAVACFNIVSTLVMAVNDKRHEIAMLKTLGARDSLIIQSFMLQGVFNGLIGTLAGILSGVLVSVYLSELALWLENLIGVQLLSGDIYFIDFLPSQVKPAEVMITAVIALSLSVLATLYPAVKASRIEPAKVLNH; encoded by the coding sequence ATGAGTTTACTCGGCATTCAGCTGGCCTGGCGTTTTCGTCAGGGCAAAGGTCAGAATGGCTTCGCCTCTTTTATTTCAGCGTCTTCTACTGTGGGTATAGCACTGGGTTGTTTTGTGATGATCCTGTTGTTATCTGTGATGAATGGCTTCGAAAAAGAGCTTAAAGATCGTCTGTTAGCGGTTATTCCCCACGGCGAACTGATCGCCGTATCGCCAAAAGGTATGCAGAACTGGCAGCAACATAGCGATGTGCTGCAACAGGATCCACGTATTGCTTATCTGGCACCAGTGACCAAGATGATGGCTATGGTGCAAACCGGCACCAGGATGAAGGCGGTGGAAGTCACGGGAATTCAGACTGATAGCCAGAAACAGGCCCGTATCCGGGAAATGACAAGCCCGGAACAGTGGCAAAGGTTTTCATCGGAGGCCAATAGTATTTTGCTGGGGCAGGGTGTATTGGACAAACTGGATGTGCAACCCGGCCAGAAAATTCAGCTGCTGATGCCTCAGCAACGTATGCAGGGTGGATTTAAGCCACCTAAGTCAGTCTGGTTTGAAGTGGCCGGTACGCTGCGTATAGGCGGAGAGCTGGATAACCATCTGGCTATGGTTCATCTGGCTAAGGCGTCACAGGTTCTCGGTGTTGATTATGGCGCACAGGGGCTGGAATTTGGGTTCAGTGATCCCTTTGTCGCCCCTGAGTTGATGCGGGAGCTCGGATTTGCCTTTGAACAGCATGTATATATTTCTGACTGGACCCGTACTCATGGTCATCTTTATCAGGATATTCAACTGGTGCGGGCAGTGGTTTATCTGGCGCTGACGCTGCTGATCGCTGTGGCCTGTTTTAATATCGTCTCGACACTGGTGATGGCGGTCAATGACAAGAGGCATGAGATTGCCATGCTCAAAACCCTGGGGGCCAGGGATAGCCTGATCATCCAGAGCTTTATGCTGCAGGGGGTGTTCAATGGCCTGATCGGCACTCTGGCCGGCATTCTCAGTGGGGTGCTGGTGTCAGTCTATTTGTCTGAGCTGGCATTGTGGCTGGAGAATCTTATCGGTGTTCAGTTGTTATCAGGAGATATCTACTTTATCGATTTTCTGCCCTCACAAGTGAAACCTGCGGAGGTGATGATTACCGCCGTGATCGCATTATCACTAAGCGTACTGGCGACCCTTTATCCTGCTGTAAAAGCCTCACGTATTGAACCGGCAAAAGTACTTAATCACTGA
- the lolD gene encoding lipoprotein-releasing ABC transporter ATP-binding protein LolD — MSEPQLLVCEQLAKQYDEGPAPVKVLDNISFSLNRKEQLAVVGSSGSGKSTLLHLLGALDTPTAGKVLFKGQDIYQFNAAQQAAFRNASLGFIYQFHHLLPEFTALENVAMPLLIARKPTQQAEDKARLMLDKVGLGLRCEHRPSQLSGGERQRVAIARALVNEPSLVLADEPTGNLDNKTAEAVYELLRGLTSDLGTSFIVVTHDLDLAQRLDRSLTLHDGKLVAS; from the coding sequence ATGTCTGAACCCCAGTTATTAGTTTGTGAACAACTCGCCAAGCAATATGATGAAGGGCCGGCACCGGTAAAGGTGCTGGATAACATCAGTTTTAGTCTGAATCGCAAAGAGCAGCTTGCGGTGGTGGGCAGTTCCGGTTCCGGTAAGAGTACGCTGTTGCATTTGCTGGGTGCGCTGGACACACCCACTGCAGGCAAGGTGCTGTTCAAAGGGCAGGATATTTACCAGTTTAACGCCGCCCAGCAGGCGGCATTTCGTAATGCGAGTCTTGGCTTTATTTACCAGTTTCATCATCTTCTTCCTGAGTTCACGGCCCTTGAAAATGTCGCGATGCCGCTTCTGATTGCCCGTAAACCAACCCAACAAGCGGAAGACAAAGCCCGGCTGATGCTTGACAAAGTAGGCTTAGGCCTGCGCTGTGAACACCGCCCATCGCAGCTATCAGGCGGTGAAAGACAAAGAGTGGCGATTGCCAGGGCACTGGTGAATGAGCCGTCGCTGGTGCTGGCCGATGAGCCTACCGGCAATCTTGATAACAAAACCGCAGAAGCCGTGTATGAATTACTACGCGGACTGACCAGTGATCTCGGCACCAGCTTTATCGTGGTCACCCATGATCTGGATTTGGCCCAGCGCCTGGATCGTTCTCTGACCCTGCACGATGGGAAGCTGGTTGCCTCATGA
- a CDS encoding lipoprotein-releasing ABC transporter permease subunit yields the protein MYYPVTAFIGFRYARASKGNPFIAFINFFSVAGIALGLAALITISSVMNGFEADLKTRILGITPHFIVDTRNQPEARIAKLSEQIPAIQAQSQVIESEGLLQSPGGLRGVMIQAVDPQTQPQQDIISNSMLAGEMVDLKPGEYGVVLGRPLAAALSLGLGDTVRLISADASVYTPFGRMPSQRQFTVTGLFDVGSELDDKVVLIHLQDGARLLRSSTEELASTRLYLKEPFAWQDVKETLDKQGLSSQNWRQRQGPLFDAVKMEKNMMSLMLLLIIAVAAFNIVSSLVMVVTEKKGDIAILRTQGMTGPGLMRIFMLSGLYNGIKGTLLGLIFGALLTLQLNNLLGLFGVQVMPGNGAGLPIDLQWSQVSVMVILSLVLCVAATLYPAIRAIRMQPADALRAE from the coding sequence GTGTATTATCCAGTCACAGCTTTTATCGGATTCCGCTATGCCAGAGCCAGTAAAGGCAATCCCTTTATTGCCTTTATCAATTTTTTTTCGGTGGCAGGTATTGCTCTGGGACTGGCCGCATTAATTACTATCTCTTCAGTGATGAATGGTTTTGAGGCGGATCTGAAAACCCGCATATTGGGTATCACGCCACATTTTATCGTCGATACCCGCAACCAGCCTGAGGCCCGAATAGCCAAGCTATCTGAGCAAATTCCCGCTATCCAGGCCCAGTCGCAGGTGATTGAATCCGAAGGGCTGCTACAGTCTCCTGGTGGACTCAGGGGAGTGATGATACAGGCGGTTGACCCGCAAACCCAGCCACAGCAGGATATCATCAGTAACAGTATGCTCGCTGGCGAGATGGTCGATCTGAAACCCGGCGAGTACGGTGTTGTTCTCGGCCGGCCCCTGGCAGCGGCGTTGTCACTGGGGCTCGGTGATACGGTGCGGCTGATTTCCGCCGATGCCAGTGTTTATACGCCGTTCGGGCGTATGCCGAGCCAACGGCAGTTCACCGTCACGGGGCTTTTCGATGTGGGCTCTGAACTGGATGATAAAGTGGTCCTCATTCACCTGCAGGACGGGGCCAGGTTGCTGCGCAGCTCGACGGAAGAACTGGCCTCAACACGTCTGTATCTGAAAGAGCCTTTTGCCTGGCAGGACGTTAAGGAAACTCTGGATAAACAGGGCCTTAGCAGTCAGAACTGGCGACAGCGACAGGGACCTTTGTTTGATGCGGTAAAAATGGAGAAAAATATGATGTCGCTGATGTTGTTACTGATTATCGCCGTGGCGGCGTTTAACATTGTTTCTTCACTGGTGATGGTGGTCACCGAGAAAAAGGGCGACATCGCTATTCTGCGTACTCAGGGAATGACCGGCCCGGGACTGATGCGAATTTTTATGCTCAGCGGTTTGTACAATGGCATTAAAGGCACCTTGCTGGGGCTGATTTTTGGGGCCCTGTTAACCTTGCAGCTTAATAATCTTCTGGGCCTGTTCGGGGTTCAGGTGATGCCCGGCAACGGAGCGGGCCTGCCCATTGACCTGCAATGGTCGCAGGTGAGTGTGATGGTAATACTGTCGTTGGTGCTGTGCGTGGCTGCCACTCTCTATCCGGCCATTCGCGCTATCAGAATGCAGCCGGCCGATGCGCTCAGAGCGGAATAG
- a CDS encoding PilZ domain-containing protein has product MEKLTLEQKQQQFNDFFRIKHPIKATMRELGEDFVLPEPDQLNDAMPYAFRIASEMSALETAALRPLRNLGEHAAELVSFLNHQSRKIDLMMSYVLQQQMADEYQYSTAAFGGGGLILVSDKPVNLQQQCELRLFLEEEACGVFCYGEVIACEKIEDQYHISLFFSCIREEDQELLVRASLHLQTQQLKKRKQADKDA; this is encoded by the coding sequence ATGGAAAAACTGACGCTGGAACAGAAGCAGCAGCAATTTAATGATTTTTTCCGCATTAAACACCCGATCAAAGCCACGATGCGCGAGTTGGGCGAGGACTTTGTATTGCCAGAGCCCGACCAACTCAATGACGCTATGCCTTATGCTTTTCGTATTGCCAGTGAAATGTCCGCTCTGGAAACCGCGGCATTGAGGCCTCTGCGCAACCTGGGCGAACATGCTGCCGAACTGGTCAGTTTTCTGAATCATCAGTCCCGCAAAATAGATCTGATGATGTCCTATGTTCTGCAACAACAAATGGCCGATGAATATCAATACAGCACCGCGGCCTTTGGTGGCGGTGGACTGATCCTGGTCAGTGATAAGCCGGTAAATTTACAGCAACAATGTGAGTTGCGCCTGTTTCTGGAAGAAGAAGCCTGCGGTGTTTTCTGCTACGGCGAAGTTATCGCTTGCGAGAAAATCGAGGATCAGTACCATATCTCGCTGTTTTTCAGCTGTATCAGGGAAGAAGATCAGGAACTGCTGGTAAGAGCCAGCCTGCATCTGCAAACCCAACAGTTAAAGAAAAGAAAGCAGGCTGATAAAGATGCCTGA
- the mfd gene encoding transcription-repair coupling factor, protein MSSIFSPDLPAKAGDHQQWGNLQGSSLALAIANASERVKGSVLLITADTPSALKLARELQSFVSEIEVKIFPDWETLPYDNFSPHQDIISQRLETLFHLTQPQPCIYVVPVNTLLQRLAPVDYLAKYLLLLEQGQHLDLDSFRQGLERAGYTAVSQVMSHSEFCVRGSIIDLFPMGSKTPYRIDLFDDEIDSIRIFDPDSQRSEDKVEQIRMLPAHEFPTDKEAIDRFRLQFLDRFDASNARESVYHQVSKGLMPAGIEYYLPLFFEHTATLFDYLHQDSLVLMHGDLINAAEFYWADVQERYEQHKYNPLKPLLSPAEIFLRVEELFNLIKQRARISVGHQSLEPKAGRTNFATTALPDIAVKPQLKSPMASLQQQLKVWQQQGVRVLFSVESQGRRESLLEMLKKIQISPKEVSDLGTFLCGHQQLGIVISDLEHSFMLDESDGRLVLITETELLGHKISQRRLRKKQQATDEAAVIRNLAELNIGQPVVHLDHGVGRYLGLQTLDAGGIATEYLTIEYANQAKLYVPVSSLHLISRYSGGDLDSAPLHHLGTETWAKARKKAAEKVRDVAAQLLDVYARRAAKPGFAIKINWDEYESFANSFPFEETADQQQAINAVIQDMGSPIAMDRLVCGDVGFGKTEVAMRAAFLAANGGKQVAILVPTTLLAQQHYENFKDRFADWPFRIEVMSRFGSGKEHKEIIQGLNDGKVDIVVGTHKLLQDDVKFAELGLVIIDEEHRFGVRQKEKFKALRADVDILTLTATPIPRTLNMALSGMRDLSIIATAPAKRLAIKTFVRQRDKQLIREAIMREILRGGQVYFLHNEVETIDKTAAEIEEIVPEARVGIGHGQMRERDLERVMSDFYHQRFNVLVCSTIIETGIDIPSANTIIMDRADHLGLAQLHQLRGRVGRSHHQAYAYLLTPHPKRMTKDAHKRLEAIASLEDLGAGFALATHDLEIRGAGELLGDDQSGQIATVGFSLYMEMLDKAVEALKEGKEPSLDESLSSHTDIELRIPALLPEDYIHDVNIRLSLYKKIANCKNKDELDDVRVELIDRFGLLPDAAKNLMTIAELKLEAKKVGISKIEASSQGGFVEFDQDTPVDPGFIIQLLQSQPAVYKLDGPQKLRFNIKTEQHQQRVTLVQDMLTQFKRKLQAA, encoded by the coding sequence ATGAGCAGTATTTTCAGTCCCGACCTGCCGGCGAAGGCAGGAGATCATCAGCAATGGGGTAACTTGCAGGGCAGCAGCCTGGCACTGGCCATTGCTAACGCCTCAGAAAGGGTCAAAGGATCGGTATTGCTGATCACCGCTGATACCCCCTCAGCACTAAAGCTAGCACGCGAATTACAAAGTTTTGTCAGCGAGATAGAGGTGAAGATCTTCCCGGACTGGGAAACCCTGCCCTATGATAATTTTTCACCTCATCAGGATATTATTTCCCAGCGCCTGGAAACGCTTTTTCATCTGACTCAGCCTCAACCCTGTATTTACGTGGTGCCGGTCAATACCCTGTTGCAGCGACTGGCGCCTGTGGATTATCTGGCTAAATACCTGCTGTTGCTTGAGCAGGGCCAGCATCTGGATCTGGACAGCTTCCGCCAGGGTCTGGAGCGGGCCGGTTACACGGCGGTCAGTCAGGTTATGAGCCATAGTGAATTTTGTGTTCGCGGCAGTATCATTGACCTATTCCCCATGGGCAGTAAAACGCCCTATCGCATTGATCTGTTCGACGATGAAATAGACAGTATTCGGATTTTCGATCCCGATTCACAGCGCTCTGAAGATAAAGTTGAGCAGATTCGGATGCTGCCGGCCCATGAATTCCCCACCGACAAGGAAGCCATTGATCGCTTCCGGCTGCAGTTTCTGGACAGATTTGATGCCAGCAATGCCCGCGAGTCGGTTTACCATCAGGTCAGCAAGGGGCTGATGCCGGCCGGTATAGAGTATTACCTGCCGCTGTTTTTCGAGCACACTGCCACCCTGTTTGATTACCTGCATCAGGACAGCCTGGTGCTGATGCACGGTGATCTGATCAATGCCGCAGAGTTTTACTGGGCCGATGTGCAGGAAAGGTACGAACAGCACAAATATAACCCGCTTAAACCACTGCTCAGCCCGGCAGAAATCTTCCTGCGGGTGGAAGAGCTGTTTAATCTGATTAAGCAACGCGCCAGAATCAGCGTCGGCCATCAGAGCCTCGAACCCAAAGCCGGCAGAACGAATTTCGCCACCACTGCCCTGCCTGACATCGCGGTTAAGCCTCAGCTTAAAAGCCCGATGGCGTCGTTGCAGCAACAACTTAAGGTTTGGCAACAGCAAGGGGTCAGGGTGCTGTTTAGTGTCGAGTCCCAGGGGCGTCGGGAAAGCCTGCTGGAGATGCTGAAAAAGATCCAGATCAGCCCGAAGGAAGTCTCTGATCTTGGCACTTTTCTGTGTGGTCATCAGCAACTGGGCATCGTTATCAGCGATCTCGAACACAGCTTTATGCTGGATGAAAGTGACGGCCGGCTGGTACTGATCACAGAAACCGAACTGCTGGGTCATAAAATCAGTCAGCGCCGTCTGCGCAAGAAGCAACAGGCCACCGACGAAGCCGCGGTGATCCGGAATCTGGCAGAACTCAATATCGGTCAGCCTGTGGTGCATCTGGATCACGGTGTGGGTCGCTATCTGGGACTGCAAACACTGGATGCCGGCGGTATTGCCACAGAATACCTGACTATTGAGTATGCCAATCAGGCCAAGCTCTATGTGCCGGTATCTTCTTTGCACCTGATCAGCCGCTACAGTGGTGGTGATCTGGACTCAGCTCCCTTGCATCATCTGGGTACCGAAACCTGGGCCAAAGCCCGTAAAAAAGCCGCCGAGAAGGTTCGTGATGTGGCGGCACAATTACTTGATGTGTATGCCCGCAGGGCCGCCAAACCTGGTTTTGCCATCAAGATTAACTGGGATGAATACGAAAGCTTCGCCAACAGTTTTCCCTTTGAAGAAACTGCCGATCAACAACAGGCTATTAATGCGGTGATTCAGGACATGGGCAGCCCCATCGCCATGGACAGACTGGTATGCGGCGATGTCGGCTTTGGCAAAACTGAAGTGGCCATGCGCGCTGCATTTCTGGCCGCCAATGGCGGCAAGCAGGTAGCGATTCTGGTGCCTACCACCCTGCTCGCCCAGCAGCATTACGAGAATTTCAAAGACCGCTTCGCCGACTGGCCGTTTCGTATCGAAGTGATGTCCCGCTTTGGCAGCGGCAAAGAACATAAAGAGATTATTCAGGGACTGAACGACGGCAAAGTGGATATTGTGGTCGGTACGCATAAGTTATTGCAGGATGACGTTAAATTCGCCGAACTCGGTCTGGTCATCATCGATGAAGAACACCGCTTCGGTGTGCGCCAAAAAGAGAAGTTCAAGGCGCTGCGCGCCGATGTGGATATTCTGACCCTGACCGCCACCCCCATACCCCGCACCCTGAATATGGCTCTGTCGGGAATGCGCGATTTATCCATTATCGCCACCGCACCGGCCAAACGCCTGGCGATTAAGACCTTTGTACGCCAGCGGGATAAACAACTGATCCGCGAGGCCATCATGCGTGAAATTCTGCGCGGTGGTCAGGTGTATTTTCTGCACAATGAAGTGGAAACCATCGACAAAACAGCCGCCGAAATCGAAGAAATCGTCCCCGAAGCCAGAGTGGGTATCGGCCACGGTCAGATGCGCGAACGGGATCTGGAGCGGGTGATGTCAGATTTTTACCATCAGCGTTTTAATGTGCTGGTATGCAGTACCATTATCGAAACCGGTATCGACATTCCCTCGGCCAATACCATTATCATGGACAGGGCCGACCATCTGGGGCTGGCACAATTACACCAGTTACGGGGACGGGTTGGCCGTTCTCATCATCAGGCCTATGCCTACCTGCTCACCCCTCATCCCAAGCGCATGACCAAAGATGCCCATAAACGTCTGGAGGCCATCGCTTCGCTGGAAGATCTCGGCGCCGGGTTTGCACTGGCCACCCATGATCTGGAAATCCGCGGTGCCGGTGAACTGCTCGGTGATGATCAGTCAGGCCAGATTGCCACCGTGGGTTTCTCACTCTATATGGAGATGCTCGACAAAGCCGTTGAAGCCCTTAAAGAAGGCAAGGAACCCTCTCTGGACGAATCACTGTCCTCTCACACAGATATCGAACTGCGTATTCCGGCCCTGTTACCCGAGGATTACATCCATGATGTCAATATTCGCCTGTCGCTGTACAAGAAGATCGCCAATTGCAAAAATAAAGACGAGCTGGACGACGTCAGGGTTGAGCTGATTGATCGTTTTGGTTTGTTGCCCGATGCAGCGAAAAACCTGATGACAATAGCCGAACTGAAGCTGGAAGCGAAAAAGGTCGGAATCAGTAAAATAGAAGCCAGCAGCCAGGGCGGATTTGTCGAATTTGACCAGGATACCCCGGTTGATCCCGGTTTTATCATCCAGTTGCTGCAGTCCCAGCCCGCTGTCTACAAACTCGACGGTCCCCAAAAACTCAGGTTCAATATCAAAACAGAACAGCATCAACAGCGTGTTACACTGGTACAGGACATGCTTACTCAATTTAAACGGAAATTACAGGCGGCCTGA